The Halichoerus grypus chromosome 14, mHalGry1.hap1.1, whole genome shotgun sequence genome contains a region encoding:
- the TLR4 gene encoding toll-like receptor 4 isoform X1, which translates to MMSPTCLAGMLIPAMAFLSCLRPESWEPCVQVVPNITYKCMELNLDKIPNNIPTSTKKLDLSFNPLRHLGSHSFSNFPELQVLDLSRCEIRIIEDDAYQGLNHLSILVLTGNPIQRLFPGAFFGLSSLQKLVAVETNLQSLEDFPIGHLKTLKELNVAHNLIHSFKLPEYFSNMPNLEYLDLSNNKIQNIYHEDLQVLHQMPLLNLSLDLSLNPLYFIQPGAFKEIKLRELTLRSNFNSTDVMKTCIQGLAGLKIHQLVLGEFKNERNLESFDKSLLEGLCNLTIEKFRIAYFDKFLEDTTDLFNCLVNVSTISLVHLVLNKLKYFPKNLRWRRLETVHCKFEEFPTWELDSLKEFVLTANKGVGPFTEMKLESLEFLDLSRNGLSFKGCCSHSELGTSRLKHLDLSFNDIITMSSNFLGLEQLEYLDFQHSNLKQASDFSVFLSLRNLRYLDISYTHTQVVFQGIFDGLVSLQVLKMAGNSFQNNFLPNIFKDLTNLTILDLSRCQLEQVSPVAFGSLPKLQLINMSHNNLLSLDILPYEPLLSLQILDCSFNRIVASKERERQHFPSNLVSLNLTQNDFACVCEHQNFLQWVKDHRQLLVETEQMVCAKPLDMQGMPMLSFRNATCQRSKTIIGVSVFTVLTVSLVAVLVYKFYFHLMLLAGCKKYNRGESTYDAFVIYSSQDEDWVRNELVKNLEEGVPPFQLCLHYRDFIPGVAIAANIIQEGFYKSRKVIVVVSQHFIQSRWCIFEYEIAQTWQFLSSRAGIIFIVLQKVEKSLLQQQVELYRLLSRNTYLEWEDSVLGRHIFWRRLRKALLDGKPWNPEGMADAENS; encoded by the exons ATGATGTCTCCTACCTGCCTGGCTGGGATGCTGATCCCAGCCATGGCCTTCCTCTCCTGCCTGAGACCCGAGAGCTGGGAGCCTTGTGTGCAG GTGGTTCCTAACATTACTTACAAATGCATGGAGCTGAATCTCGACAAAATCCCCAACAACATCCCCACATCAACCAAGAAACTGGACCTGAGCTTTAACCCCCTGAGGCATTTAGGCAGCCATAGCTTCTCCAACTTCCCAGAACTGCAGGTGTTGGATTTATCCAG GTGTGAAATTCGGATAATTGAAGATGATGCATATCAGGGCCTAAACCACCTCTCCATCTTGGTATTGACAGGAAACCCTATCCAGAGGTTATTCCCAGGAGCCTTTTTTGGACTCTCAAGTTTACAGAAGCTGGTGGCCGTGGAAACAAACCTACAATCTCTAGAGGACTTCCCCATTGGACATCTCAAAACTTTGAAGGAGCTTAATGTGGCTCACAATCTTATCCATTCCTTCAAGTTACCTGAATATTTTTCTAACATGCCCAACCTGGAGTACTTGGATCTTTCCAATAACAAGATccaaaatatttatcatgaaGACTTGCAGGTTCTACATCAAATGCCTCTTCTCAACCTTTCTTTAGACTTGTCCCTGAACCCTTTATACTTTATCCAACCAGGTGcctttaaagaaattaaactcCGTGAACTGACTTTGAGAAGTAATTTTAATAGtacagatgtaatgaaaactTGTATTCAAGGTCTGGCTGGTTTAAAGATCCATCAGTTGGTTCTgggagaatttaaaaatgaaaggaacttGGAAAGCTTTGACAAATCTCTCCTGGAGGGACTGTGCAATTTGACAATTGAAAAATTCCGGATAGCATACTTTGATAAGTTTTTAGAGGATACTACTGACTTATTTAATTGTTTGGTAAATGTTTCTACAATTTCTCTGGTGCATCTGGTTTTAAACAAGCTAAAATACTTTCCTAAAAATCTCAGATGGCGACGGTTGGAAACGGTTCATTGTAAATTTGAAGAATTTCCCACATGGGAGCTGGACTCTCTCAAGGAGTTTGTTCTCACTGCCAACAAAGGCGTGGGCCCTTTTACTGAGATGAAGCTGGAAAGCCTTGAGTTTCTAGATCTCAGTAGAAATGGCCTGAGTTTCAAGGGTTGCTGTTCTCACTCTGAATTGGGGACAAGCAGACTGAAGCATTTAGATCTGAGCTTCAATGATATTATTACCATGAGTTCAAACTTCTTGGGCTTAGAACAACTAGAATATTTAGATTTCCAGCATTCCAATTTGAAACAGGCCAGTGATTTTTCAGTATTCCTATCTCTCAGAAACCTCCGTTACCTTGATATTTCTTATACTCACACCCAAGTTGTCTTCCAGGGCATCTTTGATGGTTTGGTCAGCCTCCAAGTCTTGAAAATGGCGGGCAATTCTTTTCAGAACAACttccttccaaatattttcaaagaccTGACCAACTTGACCATTTTAGACCTCTCTAGGTGTCAGCTGGAACAGGTATCCCCGGTGGCATTTGGCTCACTTCCTAAACTTCAGTTGATAAATATGAGTCATAACAACCTCTTGTCATTGGATATACTCCCTTATGaacctctcctctcccttcaaaTTCTGGATTGCAGTTTTAACCGAATAGTGGCCTCCAAGGAGCGAGAACGGCAGCATTTTCCAAGTAATCTAGTTTCCTTAAATCTTACTCAGAATGACTTTGCTTGTGTTTGTGAACACCAGAATTTCCTGCAGTGGGTCAAGGACCACAGGCAGCTCTTGGTGGAAACTGAACAAATGGTATGTGCAAAACCTTTGGACATGCAGGGCATGCCCATGTTGAGTTTTAGGAATGCCACCTGTCAGAGGAGCAAGACTATCATCGGTGTGTCAGTGTTCACTGTACTCACGGTTTCTCTGGTAGCAGTTTTGGTGTATAAGTTCTATTTCCACCTGATGCTTCTTGCTGGCTGCAAAAAGTACAACAGAGGCGAAAGCACCTATGATGCCTTCGTTATCTACTCAAGCCAGGATGAAGACTGGGTGAGGAATGAACTGGTAAAGAACTTGGAGGAGGGGGTACCCCCCTTTCAGCTCTGCCTTCACTACAGAGACTTTATTCCTGGGGTGGCCATAGCTGCCAACATCATCCAGGAAGGTTTCTACAAAAGTCGGAAAGTTATTGTTGTGGTGTCCCAACACTTCATCCAGAGTCGGTGGTGCATCTTTGAGTATGAGATTGCCCAGACCTGGCAGTTTCTTAGCAGTCGTGCCGGCATCATCTTCATTGTCCTGCAGAAGGTGGAGAAGTCCCTACTGCAGCAGCAGGTGGAGCTGTATCGCCTTCTCAGCAGGAACACTTACCTGGAGTGGGAAGACAGTGTCCTGGGACGGCACATCTTCTGGAGACGACTCCGAAAAGCCTTGCTGGATGGTAAACCATGGAATCCAGAAGGAATGGCAGATGCAGAAAACAGCTAA
- the TLR4 gene encoding toll-like receptor 4 isoform X2, whose protein sequence is MPNLEYLDLSNNKIQNIYHEDLQVLHQMPLLNLSLDLSLNPLYFIQPGAFKEIKLRELTLRSNFNSTDVMKTCIQGLAGLKIHQLVLGEFKNERNLESFDKSLLEGLCNLTIEKFRIAYFDKFLEDTTDLFNCLVNVSTISLVHLVLNKLKYFPKNLRWRRLETVHCKFEEFPTWELDSLKEFVLTANKGVGPFTEMKLESLEFLDLSRNGLSFKGCCSHSELGTSRLKHLDLSFNDIITMSSNFLGLEQLEYLDFQHSNLKQASDFSVFLSLRNLRYLDISYTHTQVVFQGIFDGLVSLQVLKMAGNSFQNNFLPNIFKDLTNLTILDLSRCQLEQVSPVAFGSLPKLQLINMSHNNLLSLDILPYEPLLSLQILDCSFNRIVASKERERQHFPSNLVSLNLTQNDFACVCEHQNFLQWVKDHRQLLVETEQMVCAKPLDMQGMPMLSFRNATCQRSKTIIGVSVFTVLTVSLVAVLVYKFYFHLMLLAGCKKYNRGESTYDAFVIYSSQDEDWVRNELVKNLEEGVPPFQLCLHYRDFIPGVAIAANIIQEGFYKSRKVIVVVSQHFIQSRWCIFEYEIAQTWQFLSSRAGIIFIVLQKVEKSLLQQQVELYRLLSRNTYLEWEDSVLGRHIFWRRLRKALLDGKPWNPEGMADAENS, encoded by the coding sequence ATGCCCAACCTGGAGTACTTGGATCTTTCCAATAACAAGATccaaaatatttatcatgaaGACTTGCAGGTTCTACATCAAATGCCTCTTCTCAACCTTTCTTTAGACTTGTCCCTGAACCCTTTATACTTTATCCAACCAGGTGcctttaaagaaattaaactcCGTGAACTGACTTTGAGAAGTAATTTTAATAGtacagatgtaatgaaaactTGTATTCAAGGTCTGGCTGGTTTAAAGATCCATCAGTTGGTTCTgggagaatttaaaaatgaaaggaacttGGAAAGCTTTGACAAATCTCTCCTGGAGGGACTGTGCAATTTGACAATTGAAAAATTCCGGATAGCATACTTTGATAAGTTTTTAGAGGATACTACTGACTTATTTAATTGTTTGGTAAATGTTTCTACAATTTCTCTGGTGCATCTGGTTTTAAACAAGCTAAAATACTTTCCTAAAAATCTCAGATGGCGACGGTTGGAAACGGTTCATTGTAAATTTGAAGAATTTCCCACATGGGAGCTGGACTCTCTCAAGGAGTTTGTTCTCACTGCCAACAAAGGCGTGGGCCCTTTTACTGAGATGAAGCTGGAAAGCCTTGAGTTTCTAGATCTCAGTAGAAATGGCCTGAGTTTCAAGGGTTGCTGTTCTCACTCTGAATTGGGGACAAGCAGACTGAAGCATTTAGATCTGAGCTTCAATGATATTATTACCATGAGTTCAAACTTCTTGGGCTTAGAACAACTAGAATATTTAGATTTCCAGCATTCCAATTTGAAACAGGCCAGTGATTTTTCAGTATTCCTATCTCTCAGAAACCTCCGTTACCTTGATATTTCTTATACTCACACCCAAGTTGTCTTCCAGGGCATCTTTGATGGTTTGGTCAGCCTCCAAGTCTTGAAAATGGCGGGCAATTCTTTTCAGAACAACttccttccaaatattttcaaagaccTGACCAACTTGACCATTTTAGACCTCTCTAGGTGTCAGCTGGAACAGGTATCCCCGGTGGCATTTGGCTCACTTCCTAAACTTCAGTTGATAAATATGAGTCATAACAACCTCTTGTCATTGGATATACTCCCTTATGaacctctcctctcccttcaaaTTCTGGATTGCAGTTTTAACCGAATAGTGGCCTCCAAGGAGCGAGAACGGCAGCATTTTCCAAGTAATCTAGTTTCCTTAAATCTTACTCAGAATGACTTTGCTTGTGTTTGTGAACACCAGAATTTCCTGCAGTGGGTCAAGGACCACAGGCAGCTCTTGGTGGAAACTGAACAAATGGTATGTGCAAAACCTTTGGACATGCAGGGCATGCCCATGTTGAGTTTTAGGAATGCCACCTGTCAGAGGAGCAAGACTATCATCGGTGTGTCAGTGTTCACTGTACTCACGGTTTCTCTGGTAGCAGTTTTGGTGTATAAGTTCTATTTCCACCTGATGCTTCTTGCTGGCTGCAAAAAGTACAACAGAGGCGAAAGCACCTATGATGCCTTCGTTATCTACTCAAGCCAGGATGAAGACTGGGTGAGGAATGAACTGGTAAAGAACTTGGAGGAGGGGGTACCCCCCTTTCAGCTCTGCCTTCACTACAGAGACTTTATTCCTGGGGTGGCCATAGCTGCCAACATCATCCAGGAAGGTTTCTACAAAAGTCGGAAAGTTATTGTTGTGGTGTCCCAACACTTCATCCAGAGTCGGTGGTGCATCTTTGAGTATGAGATTGCCCAGACCTGGCAGTTTCTTAGCAGTCGTGCCGGCATCATCTTCATTGTCCTGCAGAAGGTGGAGAAGTCCCTACTGCAGCAGCAGGTGGAGCTGTATCGCCTTCTCAGCAGGAACACTTACCTGGAGTGGGAAGACAGTGTCCTGGGACGGCACATCTTCTGGAGACGACTCCGAAAAGCCTTGCTGGATGGTAAACCATGGAATCCAGAAGGAATGGCAGATGCAGAAAACAGCTAA